The Dehalobacter sp. DCM sequence CTGAGGATCCCCAGGTACTCAAGAATAATGCCAGGGGTAATCCCTTGCTTCATTTGCCGGATAATGCCCCGAGTGTGTCTGCAATACGCCGATTTCTCGACCAAATACTCTGAGTTTGGGTACTAGCAGAATACGGGTATTGCTTATTCAATCAACAAGTATTGTCACACCATTGCTTTGAAATTAACATTTATAACAAAAGGAGTCTGTATTGCGGGAAGGAGGCTTACTTTTGGAACCAACAGAATGATTGTTATAATGATGATTTTTCATGATTATAGTTTTCTGAAAAGATAAGGAGGAAAAGAATGGATGCATTTACCAGATTAGAAAAGCATGCAAAAGAGAGACCTGCCGAGTTACTGAAAATGAAAAAGGCCGGACAGAAGTTCGTCGGTTATGTGCCGGAGGGATTTCTTCCTGAAGAGCTTGTGTACGCCAGCGGAGCGATCCCGATCGGGTTAGCTAAGGGCGGAGACGCCGAGACGTTAATGGAAAGCCTGAAATATGTTCCCCGATTTATCTGTACCTGGTGTCGCTCGCAGATCGGTTACAAAATGAGCGGAGACCTTTTATACCAGGTTCCTCATCTGATGGTAGTTCCGGCCACGGACTGCAATGCCAGATCAATAGGGGATCTTTGGAATTATTGGACAGATACGCCGGCCTTCCTCTATGGAGTTCCCCATAACAAACAGCCGGAAGCCGTTGATTATTTTTCTCTTGGCCTGAATAAGCTCAAAACCAAGCTGGAAGAACTGACAGGCAATAAGATCACCGACGAAAAAATATCCGATGCAGTTGTGAAACAGAATCAAATTCGTACGCTTCTGAAAGACATTAGCGATTTGCGTAAAAAACCGGGAAAACCGGTTATCAGCAGCTTCGATTATGTAAGATTGCATCACTATTCGTTTTGCGCGGATCAGGATTTTCTGATTGACTGCCTCACGGAGATTTACAATGACTTGAAGAACAAAGAGTCCGAGCAAGTCGACTGTATCCGGCTGTTTTTCACCGGAGGCACTTTAGCGCACGGTGATTACCGCGTATATGAACTGCTAGACCAGATCGGCGGCGAGATTGTATACGAAGATTTCGCCGGCTGTCTGCGCCCCTATGAAAATAACGTCAAGCTGGACGGAACAGACCCGTTGGCGGCCCTGACGGATGCATATTTCACCCAAAGAATGGACCCTGCCTGGAACAGACCTTCCAATCACAGAGTATATCCAATGATC is a genomic window containing:
- a CDS encoding 2-hydroxyacyl-CoA dehydratase subunit D produces the protein MDAFTRLEKHAKERPAELLKMKKAGQKFVGYVPEGFLPEELVYASGAIPIGLAKGGDAETLMESLKYVPRFICTWCRSQIGYKMSGDLLYQVPHLMVVPATDCNARSIGDLWNYWTDTPAFLYGVPHNKQPEAVDYFSLGLNKLKTKLEELTGNKITDEKISDAVVKQNQIRTLLKDISDLRKKPGKPVISSFDYVRLHHYSFCADQDFLIDCLTEIYNDLKNKESEQVDCIRLFFTGGTLAHGDYRVYELLDQIGGEIVYEDFAGCLRPYENNVKLDGTDPLAALTDAYFTQRMDPAWNRPSNHRVYPMIDNIKAFGAQAVIWYQLLYREAYDMQAFFFDKIIEKETGVPMLKIESDYDASEKGNVKTRLESLIEMVQGG